One window from the genome of Leptospira broomii serovar Hurstbridge str. 5399 encodes:
- a CDS encoding transposase translates to MQVALKYQEIATTKQSFTPTQPWMEIGIFNTRNPNRGPPFLQSRTAPPRSKIRKTSSIEFFPTSLPKHHNPALNTDYFTEITKKILNDFYPKHCPTPECNERILDKEISTRPDLIRCPQCRYLISRLSYTPLHHFKLPIWMFGYILYESLLQYPKVVTATELSKKLRIGYNAASLLKRRFQLFCSDQLPKYKKLTYEALNDQFKDFLLPPNENRDITKIMAKRPYVCVDTAVLYSAGERASQGRKRYSHRGQTSSIYLSEKLGGKQIGTLVQTIAIKQGPVFFSSVPNQKAETLGPLIKEYLPITTPLFTDQGYPWLWGIYRNHRSVNHSARSKDNRFRFARNRWSKNGVHNQVAEGNHRVLKTAFASYGYITPKYSQLYLNEFSFIKNANVFGLDVLVESVSGDDSCLSRDAFLSGTRATEQGAVRKERKG, encoded by the coding sequence ATGCAAGTAGCCTTAAAATACCAAGAAATCGCAACTACCAAACAATCCTTCACTCCTACCCAACCTTGGATGGAAATAGGAATATTTAATACTCGGAATCCGAACCGAGGACCACCTTTCCTCCAATCCAGAACCGCTCCCCCTCGCTCTAAAATTAGAAAAACTTCAAGTATAGAATTCTTCCCAACAAGCCTACCAAAACACCACAACCCAGCACTCAACACAGACTACTTCACTGAGATAACCAAGAAGATACTCAATGACTTCTATCCGAAACACTGTCCAACACCTGAGTGTAATGAGAGAATCTTAGATAAAGAAATCAGCACAAGACCAGATCTAATTAGATGTCCTCAATGTAGATATTTAATATCAAGACTAAGTTACACTCCTCTACATCACTTTAAACTACCAATATGGATGTTTGGCTACATCCTTTATGAATCACTGCTTCAATATCCAAAGGTAGTAACTGCAACAGAACTAAGTAAGAAATTAAGAATAGGATATAATGCCGCTAGTCTGCTCAAGAGAAGATTCCAACTCTTCTGTTCCGATCAATTACCAAAGTATAAGAAGCTCACCTACGAAGCCTTAAATGATCAGTTCAAAGACTTCCTATTACCTCCAAATGAGAATAGAGACATCACTAAGATCATGGCAAAGAGGCCCTACGTATGCGTAGACACTGCTGTATTATACTCTGCGGGTGAAAGAGCAAGCCAAGGTAGGAAAAGATACAGCCACAGAGGACAAACTTCTTCTATCTATCTTTCAGAAAAGCTTGGTGGGAAACAAATCGGAACTCTGGTTCAGACTATAGCAATCAAACAAGGACCGGTATTCTTCTCTTCTGTCCCTAATCAAAAAGCTGAGACTCTTGGACCTTTAATCAAAGAATATTTGCCTATTACCACTCCACTTTTTACAGATCAAGGCTATCCTTGGCTTTGGGGAATTTACAGGAATCATAGAAGTGTAAATCACTCTGCAAGATCAAAAGATAATAGGTTCAGATTTGCTCGTAATCGTTGGAGTAAGAATGGAGTCCACAATCAAGTAGCAGAAGGAAATCATAGAGTTCTTAAGACGGCCTTTGCATCTTATGGATACATTACTCCAAAGTATTCACAGTTGTATCTGAATGAGTTTTCATTCATTAAAAATGCTAATGTATTCGGACTGGATGTATTAGTTGAGTCGGTTAGTGGTGATGATTCTTGTTTGAGTAGGGATGCTTTTCTCTCTGGTACGAGAGCGACGGAACAAGGAGCGGTTCGGAAGGAGAGGAAAGGATAA
- a CDS encoding DEAD/DEAH box helicase: protein MALRAVFIGINKYSDQGISELNGAKRDALALWALFADSFEGLTSNLLVDQEATNSEVRKAIFGTLAEANEDDVSIISFAGHGSPDGNIILFDTEIRDLTGTAISMNSLADAFRNTKAKTVLFILDCCFSGQAPARVLETAGLPRNGFVLNEIYGEGRILLSACAVNESAWEQPGTGHGLLTYAIITALTSSDKQIVNFPDVVGEIIRLTRHEAERINVKQTPVFLGTVAGGLTFPVLKRGDNYLAAFPFKSTKKVSGTLEELQQYGFPSSIIDQWKIRFPHGLNSLQIQSINEFGVLDGKSLLVVAPTSSGKTLIGELAAIPSVTLGKKVAFLLPYRALVNEKYEDFTFNYAPSGLRIVRCSGDSTDGVAPVLKGRYDLGFFTYETFLNLILGSPSILNQLGLIVLDEGQFITDPNRGIIVELIFSFLLRARINGVEPQILVLSAVMGNINNFDRWLNLPVLISKKRPVPLIEGVLDRSGVFQFIDVDGTIKNEELLPFRSIVQRRDRPSSQDVIVPLSKKLISDGEKLLIFRNQRGTAQGCAKYLASELGLKPATQVLDSLPTQDLTNASQDLHSCLRGGVAFHNTNLLRSEREAVEKGFRNLNEEIHIIAATTTLAAGINTPASTVILAENKFLGEDGREFTVAEYKNMAGRAGRVGFNETGKCIILAETSLERAQLFQKYVLGTPEEVRSSFQERDLSTWIIRLLSQVKEISQKEIPGLLINTFGGYSASLENPKWFVNIESEVNTFVERLLHIELAELDGDFIRLTLLGRACGSSSLSFDSSMRLVEILKGIDISRVSPIHLLGILQVLNEMDSIYTPLMRRGQTESSRVSDASNRYGLNVTQSLQRYCDDQFQFWARCKRASILFDWINGERVEAIEKYYTVNPFQGAINYGNIASIADGTRFHLSSAHKILSCLLLDNQVFLSELDILLDQLEFGLPREALFLLQLKISLTRGQYLALFSAGCKKAEDILSLPREKIVECVGSENVKLLSLSLSTNESP from the coding sequence ATGGCATTGCGTGCAGTTTTTATTGGGATTAATAAATATAGTGATCAAGGTATTTCTGAACTTAATGGCGCAAAAAGAGATGCTTTAGCTCTCTGGGCTTTGTTTGCTGATTCGTTTGAAGGCTTAACTTCGAACTTGCTTGTGGATCAAGAAGCAACTAATTCTGAAGTGCGCAAAGCTATATTTGGGACATTAGCGGAAGCGAATGAGGATGACGTAAGTATCATTTCATTTGCTGGTCATGGGTCCCCTGATGGAAATATTATCTTGTTCGATACTGAAATAAGGGATCTCACAGGAACGGCTATCTCAATGAATTCTTTAGCCGATGCGTTTAGAAATACCAAAGCAAAGACTGTACTTTTTATTCTCGATTGTTGTTTTAGCGGACAAGCCCCAGCGAGGGTTCTTGAAACTGCTGGTTTGCCTCGAAATGGGTTTGTTCTAAATGAAATATATGGAGAAGGGCGAATACTTTTGTCGGCTTGTGCTGTGAATGAATCTGCCTGGGAACAACCTGGAACTGGACACGGATTATTAACCTATGCAATTATTACTGCACTAACTAGTAGCGACAAACAAATCGTGAATTTTCCGGATGTTGTCGGGGAGATTATTCGACTAACTCGGCACGAAGCCGAGAGAATCAATGTCAAACAAACTCCTGTGTTTTTGGGAACTGTAGCTGGTGGACTTACATTTCCTGTTCTCAAACGAGGTGATAATTATTTAGCCGCTTTCCCATTTAAATCTACAAAGAAAGTTTCTGGTACATTAGAAGAGCTTCAGCAATATGGATTTCCTTCTTCTATTATTGACCAGTGGAAAATTCGATTTCCCCATGGACTTAACTCTTTACAAATTCAATCTATAAACGAATTCGGAGTTCTCGACGGTAAATCGTTACTTGTTGTTGCGCCGACCAGTTCAGGGAAGACCTTGATCGGAGAATTGGCAGCAATCCCTTCGGTTACGCTTGGAAAGAAGGTGGCATTTCTCCTTCCATACCGTGCTTTGGTGAACGAGAAATATGAAGATTTTACTTTTAACTATGCACCGTCAGGACTTCGAATTGTTAGATGTAGCGGAGACTCAACAGACGGAGTTGCTCCCGTGCTTAAGGGACGTTATGATCTTGGTTTTTTTACGTATGAGACATTTCTAAATTTAATTTTGGGATCTCCAAGTATTCTCAATCAACTAGGCCTTATCGTTTTGGATGAAGGGCAGTTTATCACGGATCCGAATCGAGGAATTATTGTTGAATTGATATTTTCATTTTTGCTACGCGCTCGTATCAATGGCGTTGAACCGCAAATATTAGTTCTATCTGCAGTCATGGGAAATATAAATAATTTTGACCGCTGGCTTAACCTTCCTGTTTTAATTTCAAAAAAGAGACCAGTGCCATTAATAGAAGGGGTGTTAGATCGAAGCGGAGTATTTCAATTCATCGACGTAGATGGCACAATTAAGAATGAAGAATTGCTTCCTTTTCGAAGTATAGTTCAACGTCGTGATAGGCCAAGTTCTCAAGACGTAATTGTTCCATTATCTAAAAAGTTAATATCTGATGGGGAAAAGCTGTTAATTTTTCGTAATCAACGCGGTACTGCTCAAGGTTGCGCCAAATACTTAGCGAGCGAACTTGGTTTAAAACCTGCAACTCAAGTTCTCGATTCATTACCGACACAAGATTTAACGAACGCATCACAGGATTTACACTCGTGCTTAAGAGGAGGAGTTGCTTTTCACAATACAAACTTACTTAGATCTGAAAGGGAAGCTGTCGAAAAAGGATTTCGAAATTTGAATGAAGAAATTCATATAATTGCGGCTACAACTACCCTTGCGGCGGGGATCAATACTCCTGCTTCGACAGTAATCCTAGCGGAGAATAAATTTTTGGGAGAAGATGGACGAGAGTTTACCGTAGCAGAATATAAAAACATGGCTGGCCGTGCTGGAAGAGTTGGCTTTAATGAAACCGGTAAATGTATTATTTTGGCAGAGACTTCTTTAGAGAGAGCACAGCTCTTTCAAAAATATGTTTTGGGAACTCCTGAAGAGGTTCGATCTTCTTTTCAGGAACGAGACCTTTCTACATGGATTATTCGGTTGCTTAGTCAAGTTAAGGAAATATCACAAAAAGAAATTCCAGGTTTACTGATTAACACTTTCGGAGGATATTCTGCTTCCCTTGAAAATCCTAAATGGTTCGTAAATATTGAATCTGAAGTAAATACATTCGTAGAGCGCCTACTTCATATAGAATTAGCTGAACTTGATGGCGATTTTATTCGTTTGACATTACTAGGTAGAGCGTGCGGCTCTTCTTCATTGTCCTTTGATTCAAGTATGCGATTGGTTGAAATTTTGAAAGGGATTGATATTAGTAGAGTTTCTCCCATTCATTTATTGGGCATTCTTCAGGTATTGAACGAAATGGACTCAATTTATACACCACTAATGAGGCGAGGCCAAACAGAGTCTTCGCGAGTTTCCGATGCATCAAATAGATACGGCCTAAATGTAACTCAGAGTTTACAGCGTTACTGTGATGATCAGTTTCAATTTTGGGCCCGCTGTAAACGAGCTAGCATTTTGTTTGATTGGATAAATGGCGAACGGGTTGAAGCAATTGAAAAATATTATACCGTTAATCCATTTCAAGGCGCGATAAATTACGGTAACATTGCTAGTATTGCAGATGGTACCAGATTCCATTTAAGCTCGGCCCATAAAATTCTATCTTGTCTTCTTCTTGATAATCAAGTTTTTCTAAGTGAATTAGATATCTTGTTGGATCAACTTGAGTTTGGGTTACCACGCGAGGCATTATTCCTATTGCAATTAAAGATTTCATTAACGCGAGGTCAATATTTGGCGTTATTTTCTGCAGGCTGTAAAAAGGCAGAGGACATATTGAGTTTGCCGAGAGAGAAAATCGTTGAATGTGTGGGTTCTGAAAATGTTAAATTATTGTCATTAAGTCTTTCAACTAACGAAAGTCCCTAA
- a CDS encoding helix-turn-helix transcriptional regulator codes for MILFIGYITKKGRTIKDLRSEKRLTHEDLDFGDDGIPYRTIQNIENGRSNPSLRTIYRLTRILQVKAKDIFDI; via the coding sequence ATAATACTATTTATTGGATATATAACAAAGAAAGGAAGGACAATCAAAGATTTACGGAGCGAGAAGAGACTCACTCATGAGGATCTAGATTTTGGAGATGATGGAATTCCGTATAGAACAATTCAGAATATAGAAAATGGCAGGTCTAATCCAAGCTTGAGAACGATTTATCGACTAACCCGGATTCTTCAGGTAAAGGCAAAAGATATCTTTGATATTTAA
- a CDS encoding helix-turn-helix domain-containing protein, whose product MDYDPILKSIIQKIRNLREARDMSQESVAGLEISLRIYQKIEAGKGMPSLKTLLIIADSLGIHPKELLDIPLLKDRPLKKEFPKRKRQRSISKELAVPIKKKSKMR is encoded by the coding sequence ATGGATTATGATCCAATTTTAAAAAGTATTATTCAAAAGATCCGAAACCTCAGAGAAGCCCGGGATATGAGCCAGGAAAGTGTAGCTGGCTTAGAAATTAGTCTACGTATTTATCAGAAGATTGAAGCGGGCAAGGGTATGCCTAGCTTAAAAACACTGCTAATTATTGCAGATTCATTAGGTATTCATCCTAAGGAACTTTTGGATATTCCTTTACTGAAAGATAGACCTCTTAAGAAAGAATTTCCCAAAAGAAAAAGACAGCGATCTATCTCTAAAGAACTTGCCGTCCCTATAAAGAAAAAGAGTAAAATGAGGTAA
- a CDS encoding DUF2085 domain-containing protein codes for MKSSVTWHRIEGVLLRKMDSIRENVSHIPFFCHQWEERSFAYKGHVFPVCARCTGVYFGQISSLFFLPWNWSFSITLIIPFSLMIPMLADWSLQEYLNMTSNNVRRVITGYLGGVGFYGIGIFAVHNIFLWLRHLLFN; via the coding sequence ATGAAGTCTTCGGTTACTTGGCATAGAATAGAGGGAGTTCTATTGAGAAAAATGGATTCCATACGTGAAAATGTATCTCACATTCCATTTTTCTGTCATCAATGGGAAGAAAGAAGTTTCGCATATAAAGGACATGTATTTCCAGTCTGCGCTAGATGCACAGGAGTCTATTTCGGACAAATAAGTTCCCTTTTTTTCTTACCTTGGAATTGGTCTTTTTCGATTACCTTAATTATTCCTTTTAGTCTTATGATTCCAATGCTTGCCGACTGGAGTTTACAAGAATATCTTAATATGACCTCCAATAATGTAAGGCGAGTAATTACAGGGTATTTAGGTGGAGTAGGATTTTACGGAATCGGTATTTTTGCAGTTCATAATATATTTCTTTGGTTGCGTCATTTGTTATTTAATTAA
- a CDS encoding DUF932 domain-containing protein, whose product MSISHEELKERTPSVFSDSYYGQTSERYLHIKTSDVLSLFQEKGWEIQTASEKNVRVEDRKGFQKHLVILKHNDYKIEDEGNLNVVIRNSYDRTNSLELFYGFMRVVCCNQLMVRNLGNGEHSIFRHYKKNREPIQNKINQVLNGFEGFVEEIRFLKAKELSPDQVKLFVRKAIDLRFGSDFIVDQESIETSVLRVRRPEDRGFDSWKVLNRVQETFVKGLGRYIVPSVGQRKIKSLTSIDRLVSFNNDLWQLAKTI is encoded by the coding sequence ATGAGTATTAGTCACGAGGAGTTAAAAGAAAGAACTCCATCTGTTTTTTCGGATTCCTATTATGGACAAACAAGCGAAAGATATTTACATATTAAAACTTCTGATGTTCTCTCACTCTTTCAGGAGAAAGGGTGGGAGATTCAGACTGCCTCAGAGAAGAATGTTAGAGTAGAAGATCGGAAAGGTTTTCAAAAACACCTAGTAATATTAAAACACAACGACTATAAGATTGAGGACGAAGGGAATCTTAATGTAGTAATCCGCAATTCTTATGATCGAACAAACTCTCTAGAATTGTTCTATGGATTTATGAGAGTCGTTTGTTGTAATCAGTTAATGGTAAGAAACCTTGGAAATGGCGAACATTCGATCTTTCGACACTATAAAAAGAATCGAGAGCCCATTCAGAATAAAATTAATCAAGTTCTGAACGGGTTTGAAGGATTTGTAGAAGAGATACGGTTTCTAAAAGCCAAAGAACTTTCTCCTGATCAGGTAAAGCTATTCGTAAGGAAAGCTATAGATCTTCGTTTCGGATCTGACTTTATTGTAGACCAAGAAAGTATTGAGACTTCAGTCCTGCGAGTTCGCCGACCAGAGGATAGAGGATTTGATTCCTGGAAGGTCCTCAATCGTGTTCAAGAGACTTTCGTAAAAGGCCTCGGTCGATATATTGTTCCTTCTGTCGGTCAAAGAAAAATAAAGAGCCTTACTAGTATAGATAGGTTGGTCTCTTTCAACAACGATCTTTGGCAGTTGGCAAAGACCATTTAG
- a CDS encoding phage/plasmid replication domain-containing protein, which produces MFTSNLNTTLDPDKVKFRKYKDKNGDEIIEYRTKYINVRFKERTERKKEYWFYFSLAKLYNGCNLYPDSPLGQEDLQEFLTLKLGDIGITIKNWKKIKVSRLDIFQNVKLSSKYSEYVHLLELLEVPRTEFRKESNTIYFENKSWALCAYDKREELQLPEGSDEILRIELRLLRSHKIKHVLKTNVLLSVFDNIDYVFNTFTAKAFGFLRQIESMADIIPLDCSNIQEALTLYYSNTKKNRIMGFTEETLKILHIPFTPTTKVSTKKKPLANRNKEAVRKAKQRSAKAVKVLKQTGILASDFIHGFGGLAQELIEAFLDKQAKKSNFEVI; this is translated from the coding sequence ATGTTCACCTCTAACCTTAACACAACTCTGGACCCGGATAAAGTAAAATTCCGGAAATACAAAGATAAAAATGGGGATGAGATAATAGAATACCGGACAAAGTATATCAATGTCAGATTTAAAGAACGGACTGAGAGAAAGAAGGAGTATTGGTTCTACTTCTCTCTAGCTAAACTCTATAATGGGTGTAATTTATACCCTGATTCTCCACTTGGTCAGGAAGATCTTCAAGAATTCCTTACTCTGAAACTAGGAGACATAGGGATAACTATCAAAAACTGGAAGAAAATAAAAGTCTCTCGTCTAGACATATTCCAGAACGTAAAGCTTTCCAGTAAATATAGTGAATATGTTCACCTATTGGAATTATTGGAAGTTCCAAGAACTGAATTCAGAAAAGAGAGTAATACAATTTACTTTGAAAACAAATCCTGGGCCCTTTGTGCATACGACAAACGGGAAGAATTACAATTGCCGGAGGGGTCAGATGAGATACTTAGAATTGAATTAAGGCTTTTGAGATCTCATAAAATAAAGCACGTCCTCAAGACCAATGTCCTTCTATCAGTATTTGATAATATTGACTATGTGTTTAATACATTCACAGCTAAAGCATTTGGATTCCTTCGCCAAATCGAAAGCATGGCAGATATTATCCCTTTAGATTGTTCGAACATTCAAGAGGCACTTACCTTGTATTATTCTAATACTAAGAAGAACAGGATCATGGGTTTCACAGAAGAAACACTAAAAATCCTACACATTCCTTTTACCCCAACCACGAAAGTATCAACGAAAAAGAAACCCTTGGCCAACAGAAACAAGGAAGCAGTCCGGAAGGCAAAGCAACGTAGTGCTAAAGCTGTTAAGGTCTTAAAGCAGACGGGGATATTGGCTTCTGATTTTATTCACGGCTTTGGAGGGTTAGCACAGGAATTGATAGAAGCCTTTTTAGATAAGCAAGCAAAGAAATCAAATTTCGAAGTCATTTAA